In Rhodothermales bacterium, a single window of DNA contains:
- a CDS encoding glycosyltransferase family 4 protein, with protein sequence MAHDRPLRVLVLAYYFPPMGLSGVQRIAKLVKYLPENGVDVTVLTVHPGAYFAFDETLEAEVNASGATIVRTRSLDPTQWMGGRRTVGLPAESRRSRLSRAAEWIFQPDNKIGWYPFAVKEGRRILDRTPHDLIYATAPPYTSLLVGAHLARACSLPLVLDFRDDWVGNPRHTYPTEWHKQFAVRMEGRVLEQAERIHVVNRLIGDQLATRHPGASDRIFVVPQGFDPDDFASDVHAQSSVETRDDHLPDATCTFLYSGIFYDVQRPDVFLRAFAAACAASPAFRRDARARFAGLVPPHMDRLVGELGIAPQVEVLGYLDHDAVVRNQLDADVLWMTIGRRVGSEGISTGKLYEYLGAGKPILGLVPEGVARETLEASGIGYVCDPDSVEEVAAMLLRLFGLWQEHRLPGPAPATFLETYNRCEQARQMAHIFQSLVPFT encoded by the coding sequence ATGGCACATGATCGTCCATTGCGGGTCCTGGTGCTGGCCTACTATTTTCCTCCCATGGGGTTGAGCGGTGTCCAGAGAATTGCGAAGCTCGTCAAATATTTGCCTGAAAATGGCGTGGACGTCACCGTTCTTACCGTACATCCGGGGGCCTATTTCGCATTCGATGAGACGCTGGAAGCAGAGGTGAATGCTTCGGGAGCGACGATCGTGCGAACCCGGTCATTGGATCCGACCCAATGGATGGGTGGCCGGCGGACCGTCGGGCTGCCAGCGGAGTCCCGTCGCAGCAGGCTGAGCAGAGCCGCAGAGTGGATATTCCAACCGGACAACAAGATCGGTTGGTATCCGTTTGCCGTTAAAGAGGGGAGGAGGATACTGGACCGGACGCCTCATGATCTGATTTATGCGACCGCTCCGCCCTACACGTCGCTGCTCGTCGGGGCTCACCTCGCTCGTGCCTGTTCTCTGCCGTTGGTCCTGGATTTCAGGGATGACTGGGTTGGCAATCCGCGACACACGTACCCGACGGAGTGGCATAAGCAATTCGCCGTCCGGATGGAGGGTCGCGTGTTGGAGCAGGCAGAACGCATCCATGTCGTAAACCGCCTGATTGGCGACCAACTGGCGACGCGGCATCCTGGTGCTTCCGATCGCATATTTGTAGTGCCACAAGGGTTTGACCCCGATGACTTCGCGTCGGACGTGCATGCACAGTCCTCTGTCGAAACGCGCGATGATCATCTTCCGGATGCAACATGCACGTTCCTGTACTCGGGAATATTCTACGATGTCCAGCGCCCCGACGTCTTCCTGCGTGCATTCGCCGCCGCATGCGCGGCGTCCCCTGCGTTCCGTCGCGACGCCCGCGCCCGTTTCGCGGGGCTCGTGCCACCCCACATGGACCGCCTGGTCGGTGAATTGGGCATCGCCCCGCAGGTCGAGGTGTTGGGCTACCTGGACCACGACGCAGTGGTCAGGAACCAATTGGATGCCGATGTCCTGTGGATGACGATCGGTCGTCGTGTGGGCAGCGAAGGCATCTCCACCGGCAAGCTGTATGAGTATCTGGGGGCAGGAAAACCCATCCTGGGGTTGGTTCCGGAGGGTGTCGCGAGAGAGACGCTGGAAGCGAGTGGTATCGGGTACGTATGCGATCCGGATTCCGTTGAGGAGGTGGCTGCCATGCTGTTGCGGCTCTTCGGGTTATGGCAGGAACACCGTCTTCCCGGTCCGGCTCCCGCAACGTTTCTGGAAACCTACAATCGATGCGAGCAAGCCCGGCAAATGGCCCATATATTCCAGTCGTTGGTTCCTTTCACCTGA
- the miaA gene encoding tRNA (adenosine(37)-N6)-dimethylallyltransferase MiaA yields the protein MSERIPVITGPTAVGKTETAVKLAHRSATLQDGPGEVISCDSRQVYDDLAIGTAKPTASEMDGIVHHFTGGMSLDETWSAGAFKNHAETLIRSILYAGRLPVVVGGSTLYLSALVNGIGRTPKVPPDIRSHLNSRLVNEGAATLYVELSDVDPAYAATLDATKTQRIVRGLEVWTATGRPLSSFFHEHEEPAFQYQVFVLHRDRTGLYSAINERVDRMLSDGLIDEVERLHALGYNEMDAPLRTIGYQELLPYVRGECTLASAVERVKRNSRRYAKRQLTWFRKLDGAIWIDTDALSMDERLDIIASSR from the coding sequence ATGTCTGAACGCATACCAGTCATTACGGGACCGACCGCCGTGGGCAAAACCGAGACGGCGGTCAAGCTCGCGCATCGCAGTGCGACTCTCCAAGATGGCCCCGGCGAAGTCATTTCATGTGACAGTCGTCAGGTTTACGACGATCTGGCAATCGGAACAGCCAAGCCGACGGCCTCCGAGATGGACGGGATTGTTCACCACTTCACCGGTGGAATGTCCCTGGATGAAACCTGGTCCGCTGGGGCGTTCAAGAATCATGCGGAAACGCTCATCCGATCCATCCTTTATGCCGGGCGCCTTCCTGTGGTCGTAGGTGGATCGACCCTGTACCTGTCGGCCCTCGTGAACGGCATTGGTCGAACGCCCAAGGTGCCGCCTGATATCAGAAGTCACCTCAATTCACGACTGGTAAATGAAGGGGCGGCAACGCTTTATGTAGAACTATCCGATGTGGATCCTGCGTACGCAGCCACGCTCGACGCGACCAAAACCCAGCGAATTGTCCGGGGATTGGAAGTCTGGACGGCTACCGGACGACCGCTCTCGTCTTTCTTCCACGAGCATGAAGAACCCGCATTCCAGTACCAGGTCTTTGTGCTGCACAGGGATCGCACGGGGCTGTACAGCGCCATCAACGAACGCGTCGATCGCATGTTGTCGGATGGCCTGATTGATGAGGTGGAGCGGCTCCACGCATTGGGCTACAACGAGATGGACGCTCCGCTCCGAACCATCGGTTACCAGGAACTGTTGCCATATGTCCGGGGTGAATGTACTCTCGCCTCGGCCGTCGAACGGGTAAAGCGGAATTCCCGACGATACGCAAAGCGACAGTTGACCTGGTTCCGCAAGTTGGATGGAGCCATCTGGATCGATACCGATGCGCTCTCCATGGACGAGCGCCTGGACATCATCGCTTCTTCGCGATGA
- a CDS encoding aminopeptidase P family protein gives MAVLVSSLADIQWLTGFTGSNGICLVLGQESFLFTDGRYRDQAEQEVREFREIQAHRFRSVQDQPTTAAGGTPAQTGTVHVRIVSGSLIAAVGDLCRERIDLRKDVLRFQADHLTVADYDALVLALPDSRLEGVSGLLNRARALKSDDDLGALKRALALSETVFEAVLGIVKEGMTELDLAAEIDYRQKMAGASRSSFETIVASGPNSALPHARPGTTRLAPHTPVLVDFGCVLDGWCSDMTRMFCLGEPPADFLSAYTIVDQARASAVIQARAGMTSRELDAVARDVIAHAGMDDAFSHSLGHGLGTEVHEWPPVSFRSETVLPAGSVVTVEPGVYFPGRYGIRIEDTVRLGPGPAERLNRLSTELFIV, from the coding sequence GTGGCGGTCCTCGTTTCATCCCTTGCGGATATCCAATGGCTGACCGGTTTCACCGGATCGAACGGGATCTGTCTGGTGCTTGGCCAGGAGTCGTTCCTTTTCACGGATGGACGCTATCGTGATCAGGCCGAGCAGGAAGTCCGGGAATTCCGGGAGATTCAGGCACACCGGTTCAGGAGTGTCCAAGATCAGCCGACCACGGCTGCTGGAGGTACCCCTGCGCAGACAGGGACGGTGCACGTGAGGATCGTGTCGGGCTCCTTGATTGCTGCGGTCGGGGACCTCTGTCGGGAGCGGATTGACCTTCGGAAGGACGTGCTGCGTTTCCAGGCGGATCACCTGACCGTTGCCGATTACGATGCCCTCGTGCTGGCACTTCCCGATTCCCGTCTTGAGGGCGTCTCAGGACTGCTCAACCGTGCGCGCGCTCTGAAGTCCGATGACGATCTGGGTGCGCTGAAGCGCGCTCTTGCGCTGAGTGAGACCGTTTTCGAAGCCGTACTCGGCATCGTGAAGGAAGGGATGACGGAGTTGGATCTGGCCGCCGAAATCGACTATCGTCAGAAGATGGCGGGCGCGAGTCGGTCCTCCTTCGAAACCATCGTGGCATCCGGTCCCAACAGTGCCTTGCCGCACGCCCGACCCGGGACGACGCGACTCGCGCCCCACACGCCCGTCCTGGTGGACTTTGGATGCGTCCTGGACGGATGGTGCAGCGACATGACCCGGATGTTCTGCCTGGGAGAGCCGCCCGCCGACTTCCTTTCGGCCTATACGATCGTGGATCAGGCGCGTGCGTCCGCCGTCATCCAGGCCCGTGCCGGCATGACCTCCCGTGAATTGGATGCGGTGGCTCGGGATGTCATTGCGCACGCCGGAATGGACGATGCGTTCTCGCACTCCCTCGGACACGGACTCGGTACGGAAGTCCACGAATGGCCACCGGTCTCTTTCCGCTCGGAGACCGTACTGCCTGCTGGCAGTGTCGTTACTGTCGAACCCGGCGTGTATTTTCCCGGACGGTATGGTATCCGGATAGAAGACACCGTACGACTGGGCCCGGGACCCGCTGAACGCCTGAATCGACTGTCCACCGAACTCTTCATCGTGTAG
- a CDS encoding DinB family protein: MTDISFPLQESIDALEEQFATMYALVPQLVVRDTDTSGWSVSQHLEHICIVAGGFAVVLLTGRGPRLEPTHPEYRPEVLNEGRIPRGKVKAPPVAQPTGIEDPDALTALLKKTHGRLKNAMSQPPDRSADHPLLGTFSRDEVFRFLVVHNAHHLAIIDDILGS; encoded by the coding sequence ATGACTGATATCTCCTTTCCACTTCAGGAATCAATTGACGCGCTGGAAGAGCAATTCGCAACGATGTATGCGCTTGTGCCTCAGTTGGTTGTGAGGGACACAGACACTTCGGGATGGTCTGTCAGTCAGCATTTGGAGCATATATGCATTGTTGCTGGCGGATTCGCTGTGGTACTCCTGACCGGTCGCGGACCGCGCCTGGAGCCAACGCATCCCGAATATCGGCCTGAGGTCCTGAATGAAGGGCGCATTCCTCGCGGAAAAGTCAAAGCCCCTCCGGTTGCTCAGCCGACAGGCATCGAAGATCCGGATGCGTTGACTGCGCTGCTGAAGAAAACGCACGGCAGGCTGAAAAACGCCATGTCGCAGCCACCGGACCGATCAGCGGATCATCCACTGTTGGGCACATTCTCCCGGGACGAAGTCTTCCGGTTCCTGGTGGTTCACAACGCGCATCATCTTGCCATCATCGACGATATTCTAGGATCGTAG
- a CDS encoding ATP-binding protein, with product MTIHSNFDDLERVVDETESFFSALSDDGDFVYTAVLLASEAATNSIEHGNKLDPARMVRISYEVHGPSVEMHFEDEGSGFNRADIPDPLSDENILDDGGRGIFLIERLADAVRYENGGRRVVIVLTRK from the coding sequence TTGACCATACACAGCAATTTCGACGACCTCGAGCGGGTGGTTGATGAGACGGAGTCGTTCTTTTCGGCGCTTTCAGACGACGGGGACTTCGTGTACACCGCGGTACTGTTGGCGAGCGAAGCTGCCACAAACTCCATAGAGCACGGCAACAAGCTCGACCCGGCGCGGATGGTCCGGATTTCCTATGAGGTCCATGGACCCTCGGTTGAGATGCACTTCGAGGATGAAGGCTCCGGATTCAATCGTGCCGATATTCCCGATCCGCTTTCAGACGAAAACATACTTGACGACGGCGGAAGAGGCATTTTCCTGATCGAGCGACTGGCTGATGCCGTCCGATATGAGAATGGAGGCCGACGTGTCGTCATCGTTCTGACCAGAAAGTAG
- a CDS encoding nitroreductase family protein, whose translation MSDAKRMSDSFVPFSHPLGDLDNSERSRRASAFHTLMAGRRTVREFASTPVPEDIIATCIRAAGTAPSGAHKQPWHFAAISSPALKSEIRQAAEEEEASFYDHRAPDEWLKALQPFGTNADKPFLEIAPWLIAIFARPFDVLPDGTRSKNYYVQESVGIATGLLIAALHNAGLSTLTHTPSPMGFLNDLLGRPSHERATILLVVGHAADHARVPMLDRNPLDQIASFHGT comes from the coding sequence ATGTCCGACGCCAAGCGCATGTCCGATTCTTTCGTGCCGTTCAGTCACCCTCTCGGCGACCTGGATAACAGTGAGCGATCCCGACGTGCGTCAGCTTTCCATACGTTGATGGCTGGGCGCCGGACGGTGCGTGAATTTGCGTCCACGCCGGTGCCCGAGGACATCATTGCAACCTGTATTCGTGCCGCCGGAACCGCACCGTCCGGCGCCCACAAGCAACCGTGGCATTTTGCAGCCATTTCCAGTCCGGCGCTGAAGTCGGAAATCAGACAAGCAGCCGAGGAAGAGGAAGCATCCTTTTACGATCACCGTGCACCAGACGAATGGCTCAAGGCACTCCAACCGTTTGGCACGAACGCGGACAAACCGTTCCTGGAAATCGCACCTTGGCTGATTGCCATTTTCGCCAGACCTTTCGATGTACTGCCGGACGGGACGCGGTCAAAGAACTACTACGTCCAGGAGTCCGTCGGTATTGCCACCGGTCTGTTGATTGCAGCCTTGCACAACGCCGGTCTGTCCACGCTGACCCACACGCCCAGTCCCATGGGCTTCCTGAACGATCTGTTGGGACGGCCATCGCACGAACGGGCCACCATCCTGCTCGTCGTGGGCCATGCCGCAGACCATGCCCGGGTGCCGATGCTGGATCGCAACCCGCTTGATCAGATCGCCTCCTTCCATGGCACATGA
- a CDS encoding tyrosine-type recombinase/integrase, whose protein sequence is MKNTLGMASDSILPELVRGDAGTLSSARTDDHVIQLWLRGKSENSRDAYVRDIRQFFDFADISLAAIKLEHLWGWDEQLHRSGKAVSTRARKLASIKSLLSFAHKIGFTEFNVGAAVSLPKIPDMLAQRILSEDELHLILDQADTSRNRLLLRLFYVSGARVSELVMLCWKHVTERRASSGTAGQITVVGKGEKARNVLVTASVWKDLMELRQRELADGFGRSPDPVFRSSHGGNLSRQQMWRIVKSATKAAGIDKDVSPHWLRHAHASHAMDRGAPTHLVKETLGHKSLTTTSKYSHARPDDSSGTYLDV, encoded by the coding sequence ATGAAAAACACGCTTGGAATGGCTTCCGATTCGATTCTTCCTGAGCTTGTCCGCGGTGACGCGGGCACTCTTTCATCCGCTCGTACGGACGATCACGTCATCCAATTGTGGCTGCGCGGCAAGAGCGAGAACTCCCGTGACGCCTACGTGCGCGACATCCGGCAATTCTTTGATTTTGCCGACATATCCCTTGCAGCCATCAAGCTGGAACACCTGTGGGGTTGGGATGAGCAACTGCACCGTTCCGGCAAGGCCGTATCAACACGCGCCCGAAAGCTGGCTTCCATCAAGAGTCTGCTCAGTTTTGCGCACAAGATCGGATTCACGGAGTTCAACGTGGGTGCAGCCGTCTCCTTGCCCAAGATACCGGATATGCTTGCCCAGCGTATCCTTTCGGAAGATGAACTCCACTTGATACTCGATCAGGCAGATACCTCCAGGAATCGACTGCTGTTGCGTCTCTTCTATGTTTCGGGTGCGCGCGTATCGGAGTTGGTCATGTTGTGCTGGAAGCATGTAACGGAGCGAAGAGCTTCATCAGGAACGGCCGGTCAGATTACCGTTGTCGGGAAAGGCGAAAAAGCACGGAATGTCCTGGTTACAGCTTCTGTCTGGAAGGATTTGATGGAATTGCGTCAACGCGAACTTGCGGACGGATTCGGACGATCGCCGGACCCGGTATTCCGGTCGTCCCATGGCGGCAACCTGAGCCGTCAACAGATGTGGCGTATTGTGAAGTCGGCCACAAAGGCCGCAGGAATCGATAAAGACGTGTCTCCTCATTGGCTACGGCACGCCCACGCTTCCCATGCCATGGACCGGGGTGCGCCGACGCATCTCGTGAAAGAAACCCTGGGGCACAAATCCCTGACTACTACCAGCAAGTATTCACATGCCCGCCCGGATGATTCGTCCGGCACGTACCTGGATGTCTGA
- a CDS encoding FxsA family protein, whose protein sequence is MRLFLLFVVVPAIELMLLIEIGQIIGTLPTFGLIVVTGLAGSALARTQGLSVWKKFQARLSEGRMPGAELIDGLIILVSGALLLTPGVLTDILGLAGLIPFTRRMLRKPLSAYVRQHFTLNTRSGFTGSGEHQMTDAEWSVEDD, encoded by the coding sequence ATGCGCCTGTTCCTTCTGTTCGTCGTCGTTCCGGCAATCGAGCTCATGCTTCTTATTGAGATCGGCCAGATCATAGGAACTCTTCCAACCTTCGGATTGATTGTGGTAACGGGTCTGGCTGGCTCGGCGTTGGCGCGTACTCAGGGACTTTCTGTTTGGAAAAAATTCCAGGCGCGGCTCTCGGAGGGCCGCATGCCCGGAGCTGAGCTCATTGACGGGCTCATCATCCTGGTCTCCGGTGCGCTCCTGCTTACACCAGGTGTATTGACAGACATTTTGGGGTTGGCTGGTCTGATTCCCTTTACGCGTCGCATGCTCCGCAAACCCTTGTCAGCGTATGTCAGACAACACTTTACGTTGAACACACGCTCCGGATTTACGGGTTCAGGAGAACATCAGATGACCGACGCCGAATGGTCTGTAGAAGATGACTGA
- a CDS encoding FtsX-like permease family protein has protein sequence MMWSHHLKTGFRVVSRNATFSAINIFGLGVSMALCLLVLLFIADQWRYDTFHEKADQTYRIVSDYKSPSNVESEMYATSPSTLAEQLLAEGIGVESAVHVRDGFSGEFIVDDNAIRTPGLYVGPDFLKTFDFRMLDGDPESALSAPGSLLLTPESAIRLFGRTTEPVGQVLIEPGGRTFTVTGLIEANPHSHFRFDALASLTTLTENPVFTQQLADWRTSMSRSYTYVVIQDDTVDRLQQSLERLRTSAYTDPSGEHRYDAFVLQPLTDINLGMLMANQLGAVMPRIAAFFLGGFGLVIMLIAGFNYVTLTVARGTTRFKEIGIRRTMGAGTSSIFFQFIVEAVLIALLALLIAAGILMWLLPAFNSLSLISFSENQILIDLGKDMWVYGLAIAFTLAVGILAGVYPARRFTRVNTTTVLAGTGSGHAPDRGRFRKVVTTSQFAFSIVFVVTSFMMLGQFRHMANTDYGFNREHVVNIALQDVPFDRLKNAVASNPSIVRIAGSDKVPGLGSTNGAWLYRPSLADSVNSHHFSVDEAWLDVMGLDLLAGRNFDPARTTDSTDAVILGASAVRKLGFTSPVDAVDAVLTVDGSPATVIGVIADFISADPMRSGDPISVRYRPSEFRYAVVTTVPGGVQDAISGITREWSQLPTVHAPILQVLDDELKNNFIVLLFADLLSIVGVFAFFSVLISCLGLFGMAMYTARHRTREVGIRQALGASHEQVALLLSRETIVMMLFGVAIGTPVAWLLNALWLSNLSNGIEPGIGTVVWSVLLIALLAVATVATQTIRAARTHVVDNLRS, from the coding sequence ATGATGTGGTCACACCATCTCAAAACAGGGTTTCGGGTCGTCTCCCGGAACGCAACGTTCTCGGCCATCAATATCTTCGGATTGGGTGTCAGCATGGCACTCTGTCTGCTGGTTCTGCTCTTCATTGCAGACCAATGGCGGTATGACACATTCCATGAGAAGGCAGACCAGACCTACCGGATTGTCTCGGACTACAAGTCCCCGTCCAATGTGGAGTCTGAGATGTATGCCACGTCTCCGTCCACCCTGGCCGAACAACTGTTGGCCGAGGGAATTGGCGTGGAGAGTGCCGTCCACGTTCGTGATGGCTTCTCCGGCGAGTTCATTGTTGATGACAACGCCATTCGGACGCCGGGACTTTATGTAGGTCCGGATTTCCTGAAGACATTCGATTTCCGGATGCTGGATGGCGACCCGGAATCCGCCCTGTCCGCGCCGGGATCCCTCTTGCTCACCCCGGAATCCGCCATTCGCCTTTTTGGACGTACCACCGAGCCGGTGGGACAGGTGCTCATTGAGCCGGGAGGGAGGACGTTCACGGTAACCGGACTCATTGAAGCGAATCCACACAGCCACTTCCGTTTCGATGCATTGGCTTCGCTCACGACGTTGACCGAGAATCCAGTGTTTACCCAACAGTTGGCCGACTGGCGGACGTCGATGTCACGCTCGTATACATACGTGGTGATTCAGGATGACACCGTCGACCGCCTGCAGCAATCGCTGGAACGACTCCGGACATCGGCCTACACAGATCCATCCGGCGAGCACCGATACGATGCGTTCGTGTTGCAGCCACTCACGGACATCAACCTGGGCATGCTCATGGCCAACCAGCTCGGTGCGGTCATGCCCCGAATTGCTGCGTTTTTCCTGGGTGGATTCGGGCTCGTCATCATGCTGATTGCCGGTTTCAACTATGTCACGCTGACCGTTGCCAGAGGAACGACCCGGTTCAAGGAAATTGGCATCCGTCGGACGATGGGAGCTGGAACGTCGTCCATTTTCTTTCAGTTCATTGTAGAAGCCGTCCTGATTGCGCTCTTGGCGCTCCTGATTGCAGCCGGCATTCTGATGTGGTTGCTTCCAGCCTTCAACAGTCTCTCGCTCATTTCTTTTTCAGAGAACCAGATCCTGATCGACCTGGGCAAGGATATGTGGGTGTACGGCCTGGCCATTGCCTTCACGTTGGCGGTCGGTATCCTGGCGGGGGTGTACCCGGCGCGCCGGTTTACACGAGTCAATACGACAACCGTTCTCGCCGGCACGGGCTCCGGGCATGCACCTGATCGGGGTCGGTTCCGGAAGGTCGTGACGACATCCCAGTTCGCATTTTCCATTGTCTTCGTGGTGACGTCATTCATGATGCTCGGTCAGTTCCGGCATATGGCTAACACCGACTATGGATTCAACCGGGAGCACGTTGTCAACATCGCGCTACAGGATGTGCCGTTCGATCGGCTGAAGAACGCAGTGGCATCCAACCCGTCGATCGTCCGCATTGCCGGAAGCGACAAGGTCCCGGGGCTGGGATCAACGAACGGTGCATGGCTCTATCGTCCCAGCCTGGCCGATTCGGTCAATTCCCACCATTTCTCGGTCGATGAAGCATGGCTGGACGTCATGGGTCTTGACCTGTTGGCCGGACGGAATTTCGATCCAGCGCGTACCACGGATTCGACCGATGCGGTAATCCTGGGTGCGTCGGCCGTCAGAAAACTCGGATTTACATCACCCGTTGACGCCGTGGACGCTGTTCTGACAGTCGATGGGTCTCCTGCCACGGTCATTGGCGTAATTGCCGATTTCATATCGGCCGATCCAATGCGCTCTGGTGATCCCATTTCCGTGCGCTACCGACCGTCTGAATTCCGGTATGCCGTCGTGACAACCGTTCCCGGGGGCGTCCAGGACGCCATCTCTGGTATCACGAGGGAGTGGTCACAATTGCCGACCGTTCACGCACCGATTTTGCAGGTATTGGATGATGAGCTGAAAAACAATTTCATTGTCCTCCTGTTCGCTGACCTGTTGTCCATCGTCGGTGTCTTTGCCTTTTTCTCCGTGTTGATATCCTGCTTGGGCCTGTTCGGTATGGCCATGTATACCGCGCGTCACCGAACACGGGAAGTTGGAATCCGCCAGGCGCTCGGCGCATCACACGAACAGGTTGCCCTGCTGCTCTCGCGTGAGACAATCGTCATGATGCTTTTTGGCGTTGCAATAGGGACGCCGGTAGCCTGGCTGTTGAATGCCTTGTGGCTCTCAAATCTGAGTAATGGGATTGAACCGGGCATTGGGACCGTGGTATGGTCTGTTTTGCTTATCGCCCTGTTGGCAGTCGCAACCGTTGCTACGCAAACCATCCGGGCTGCGCGTACGCACGTTGTCGACAACCTACGATCCTAG
- a CDS encoding methyltransferase domain-containing protein yields MALVVGATRKEWFLIFVASALAMLFIQIWMWQTDALDWKGIALLAILVRLVALPVPPVLSDDAYRYIWDGMVNLEGMNPFLLVPSDPSLRFLHDAAVYPLINRPDVHSVYPPVSQALFTAAAAIGGESWTRAFLALKSIAVLLEMFGLYLLSRIARERSVMLLALSPVLLVAGAVQGHTDILLVALFGGALWAWQRNYRVTTIGILTLAGWVKLWPLLFVVTFLIHLSKEDPKVAFRGAVLTVAMTVLLWMPFMHRAVPGHILESLDLYVRWFEFNAGPYYIVKEWYWWTTGMDWSKQIGPAFRLLFLIGTAFIWLLQLVQARRLAFVVSAPDNQPWFLCWVITCAYFLLSTTIHPWYIVGLVVLGMVLFEDRIPWHILVFSVLSFGTYLLYVGGPYWWTVALSWTGAAAVWMWLQATGRRTGWMDTILRWRAWGKMLLMRPWVFPDFAVAGERILDLGGAEGYVADAVLDRFPGWDRAAVVDIRPAGRTSNEHHVYDGIVLPMDDESYGLVILSYVLHHSSHPERVLSEALRVCAGRVVILESVYRSSYSLRWLRFADHLANAVRSRGEMSRHADSLNHRREDEWVDAARELGGVVVGRRTVVRPGHVTAVLVIAKKR; encoded by the coding sequence ATGGCGCTGGTTGTCGGTGCGACACGCAAAGAGTGGTTCCTGATATTCGTGGCGTCTGCCCTTGCCATGCTGTTCATCCAGATTTGGATGTGGCAAACCGATGCGCTGGATTGGAAGGGGATAGCCCTGCTGGCGATTCTGGTGCGTCTGGTGGCCCTTCCGGTTCCACCGGTGCTTTCGGATGATGCTTATCGGTACATCTGGGATGGAATGGTGAACCTTGAGGGCATGAATCCTTTCCTGTTGGTGCCCAGTGATCCTTCGCTGCGCTTCCTGCACGATGCCGCGGTCTATCCACTCATCAACCGACCCGATGTCCACTCTGTCTATCCACCGGTCTCCCAAGCCCTTTTCACGGCGGCAGCGGCCATAGGGGGAGAGTCATGGACCCGCGCATTTCTCGCGCTGAAGTCCATTGCGGTCCTGCTTGAGATGTTTGGACTGTACCTGTTGTCCCGCATAGCCAGGGAGCGTTCCGTCATGTTGCTTGCATTGAGTCCGGTTCTGCTGGTGGCTGGAGCTGTACAGGGCCATACCGACATTCTTCTCGTCGCACTGTTCGGCGGAGCGTTGTGGGCCTGGCAGCGGAATTACCGCGTGACCACCATCGGTATCCTGACGCTGGCCGGCTGGGTGAAGTTGTGGCCCTTGTTGTTCGTGGTCACATTCCTTATCCATCTCTCGAAGGAAGATCCGAAAGTGGCTTTCCGTGGCGCGGTGTTGACGGTCGCGATGACCGTGTTGTTGTGGATGCCTTTCATGCACAGAGCGGTTCCGGGACATATCCTTGAATCGCTGGACCTTTATGTGCGGTGGTTTGAGTTCAATGCCGGCCCGTACTACATCGTTAAGGAGTGGTACTGGTGGACCACCGGGATGGATTGGTCCAAGCAGATTGGTCCTGCATTCCGCCTGCTGTTCCTGATCGGTACGGCGTTCATCTGGTTGCTGCAGTTGGTCCAGGCTCGTCGCTTGGCGTTCGTGGTTTCCGCGCCGGATAATCAGCCGTGGTTCCTGTGCTGGGTCATAACCTGTGCGTACTTCCTTCTCTCGACGACCATCCATCCCTGGTACATCGTAGGATTGGTGGTCCTGGGTATGGTCCTGTTCGAGGACCGGATTCCCTGGCACATCCTGGTATTCAGTGTCCTGTCGTTCGGAACGTACCTGTTGTATGTGGGCGGGCCGTACTGGTGGACCGTTGCACTTTCCTGGACCGGAGCCGCTGCTGTATGGATGTGGCTGCAGGCCACCGGCCGCCGGACAGGTTGGATGGACACCATCCTGCGTTGGCGGGCATGGGGCAAGATGCTGTTGATGCGTCCCTGGGTGTTTCCAGATTTCGCCGTGGCAGGGGAGAGGATCCTCGATCTCGGTGGCGCTGAAGGATACGTTGCCGATGCTGTACTGGACCGATTTCCGGGCTGGGACAGGGCTGCTGTTGTTGATATCCGACCCGCCGGTCGGACGTCGAATGAACACCACGTGTACGATGGAATCGTACTCCCCATGGATGACGAATCCTATGGCTTAGTAATATTGTCGTACGTTTTGCACCATTCCAGCCATCCAGAGCGTGTTCTGTCCGAAGCCCTTCGCGTTTGTGCAGGTCGTGTCGTCATTCTCGAGTCGGTTTACCGCTCTTCATATTCCCTGCGGTGGCTTCGCTTTGCGGACCACCTTGCGAATGCGGTCCGATCCAGGGGGGAAATGAGCCGGCATGCGGATAGCCTCAATCATCGTCGGGAGGACGAATGGGTCGACGCGGCCCGTGAGCTCGGGGGCGTGGTTGTCGGAAGGCGAACAGTCGTGCGACCCGGGCACGTAACCGCAGTCCTCGTCATCGCGAAGAAGCGATGA